Proteins co-encoded in one Hymenobacter swuensis DY53 genomic window:
- the clpB gene encoding ATP-dependent chaperone ClpB, with protein sequence MNFNNYTIKAQEAVQKATEIAGANQQQAIETGHLLKGLFQSDENVLSFVAKKLGANLNILTPRLDALVAAYPKVSGGSPYLANETAAALQRATGYLKEFQDEYVSVEHLLLGLLSGKDAVATLMKDAGFNEKDLKAAILELRGGRKVTSQSAEDQYQSLNRYARNLNEQVRTGKMDPVIGRDEEIRRVLQILSRRTKNNPVLLGEPGVGKTAIVEGLAQRIVAGDVPENLRDKVIMSLDMGLLIAGAKYKGEFEERLKAVIKEVTDSDGQIILFIDEMHTLIGAGAGGDGAMDAANLLKPALARGELHAIGATTLKEYQKYIEKDKALERRFQAVMVDEPTVEDAISIMRGIKEKYELHHGVRITDDAVIAAVELSSRYITDRFLPDKAIDLMDEAAAKLRIELNSMPVELDEVQRRIMQLEIEREAIRREENHDREAVLNKDIADLSARRDDLKAQWENEKSALTSIQTEKENIERYKLEADQAERQGDYGRVAELRYGKIQEAEAKLKELQAQAEADKGKEGGSMLQEVVTQEDIADVVAKWTGIPVSKMLQSDREKLLNLEAELGKRVAGQSEAIAAISDAVRRSRAGLQDPKRPIGSFIFLGTTGVGKTELAKALAEYLFNDENAMVRIDMSEFQERHAVSRLIGAPPGYVGYDEGGQLTEAVRRKPYSVVLLDEIEKAHPDVFNILLQVLDDGRLTDNKGRVANFKNTIIIMTSNTGADIIQHNFKELNEYNHDEVVDRTREEVVERLKQHMRPEFLNRIDEIVMFQPLKRKEIRKIVDIQFRQIQQRLEEAGIRLAATSEVLDFLGEQGFDPTFGARPLKRVIQRLVLNELSKDILSGRVSKDAVVEAVLEDGGIRFNNVEMPAVG encoded by the coding sequence ATGAACTTTAATAACTATACCATCAAGGCGCAGGAGGCCGTGCAGAAGGCCACCGAAATTGCCGGCGCCAACCAGCAGCAGGCCATTGAAACCGGCCACCTGCTGAAAGGCCTGTTCCAGAGCGACGAGAACGTGCTGTCGTTTGTGGCCAAGAAACTGGGGGCCAACCTCAACATCCTCACGCCCCGTCTCGACGCCCTGGTGGCCGCTTACCCCAAGGTGAGCGGGGGCTCGCCCTACCTTGCCAACGAAACCGCCGCCGCTTTGCAGCGTGCCACCGGCTACCTCAAGGAGTTCCAGGACGAGTACGTGTCGGTGGAGCACCTGCTGCTGGGGCTGCTCAGCGGCAAGGATGCCGTGGCGACCCTGATGAAGGACGCCGGCTTCAACGAGAAAGACCTGAAAGCGGCCATTCTGGAGCTGCGCGGGGGCCGCAAGGTCACGTCGCAGTCGGCCGAGGACCAGTACCAGAGCCTCAACCGCTACGCCCGCAACCTCAACGAGCAGGTGCGCACCGGCAAGATGGACCCGGTGATTGGCCGCGACGAGGAAATCCGGCGGGTGCTCCAGATTCTGAGCCGGCGCACCAAGAACAACCCCGTGCTGCTGGGCGAGCCGGGCGTGGGCAAAACCGCCATTGTGGAGGGCCTGGCCCAGCGCATCGTGGCCGGCGACGTGCCCGAAAACCTGCGCGACAAGGTGATTATGAGCCTCGATATGGGCTTGCTCATTGCCGGGGCCAAGTACAAAGGCGAGTTTGAGGAGCGCCTCAAGGCCGTCATCAAGGAAGTAACCGACTCGGATGGGCAGATTATCCTGTTCATTGACGAGATGCACACGCTCATCGGGGCCGGCGCGGGCGGCGACGGCGCCATGGACGCGGCCAACCTGCTCAAGCCGGCCCTGGCCCGCGGCGAGCTGCACGCCATCGGGGCCACCACGCTCAAGGAGTACCAGAAGTACATTGAGAAGGACAAGGCCCTGGAGCGCCGTTTCCAGGCCGTGATGGTGGACGAGCCGACTGTGGAGGACGCCATCAGCATCATGCGCGGCATTAAGGAGAAGTACGAGCTGCACCACGGTGTGCGGATTACCGATGACGCCGTTATTGCCGCCGTGGAGCTCAGTTCGCGCTACATCACCGACCGGTTTCTGCCCGACAAGGCCATTGACCTGATGGACGAGGCCGCCGCCAAGCTCCGCATCGAGCTGAACTCCATGCCCGTGGAGCTGGACGAGGTACAGCGCCGCATCATGCAGCTGGAAATTGAGCGCGAGGCCATCCGCCGCGAGGAAAACCACGACCGGGAAGCCGTGCTCAACAAGGACATTGCCGACCTCTCGGCCCGTCGCGACGACCTGAAGGCGCAGTGGGAAAACGAGAAATCGGCACTCACCAGCATCCAGACCGAGAAGGAGAACATTGAGCGCTACAAGCTGGAAGCCGACCAGGCCGAGCGCCAGGGCGACTACGGCCGCGTGGCCGAGCTGCGCTACGGCAAGATTCAGGAAGCCGAAGCCAAGCTGAAGGAATTGCAGGCCCAGGCTGAAGCCGACAAAGGCAAGGAAGGCGGCTCGATGCTGCAGGAAGTGGTGACCCAGGAGGACATTGCCGACGTGGTGGCCAAGTGGACCGGCATTCCGGTGAGCAAGATGCTGCAGTCGGACCGCGAGAAGCTGCTGAACCTGGAGGCCGAGCTGGGCAAGCGTGTGGCCGGCCAATCGGAGGCCATTGCGGCCATCAGCGACGCCGTGCGCCGCTCCCGGGCCGGATTGCAGGACCCCAAGCGGCCCATTGGTTCGTTTATTTTCCTGGGCACGACTGGCGTGGGCAAAACCGAACTGGCGAAGGCCCTGGCCGAGTACCTCTTCAACGATGAAAACGCCATGGTGCGCATCGACATGAGCGAGTTTCAGGAGCGCCACGCCGTGTCGCGCCTGATTGGGGCACCTCCCGGCTACGTGGGCTACGACGAAGGCGGCCAGCTGACCGAGGCCGTGCGCCGCAAGCCCTACTCGGTGGTGCTGCTCGATGAAATCGAAAAGGCCCACCCCGACGTGTTCAACATCCTGCTGCAGGTGCTCGATGACGGCCGCCTCACCGACAACAAGGGCCGGGTGGCGAACTTCAAGAACACCATCATCATCATGACCTCGAACACGGGGGCCGACATCATTCAGCACAATTTCAAGGAGCTGAACGAGTACAACCACGATGAAGTGGTGGACCGCACCCGCGAGGAAGTGGTGGAGCGCCTCAAGCAGCACATGCGCCCCGAGTTCCTGAACCGCATCGACGAAATCGTGATGTTCCAGCCCCTCAAGCGCAAGGAAATCCGCAAAATCGTGGACATCCAGTTCCGCCAGATTCAGCAGCGCCTGGAAGAAGCCGGCATCCGCTTGGCCGCCACCTCCGAGGTGCTGGACTTCCTGGGCGAGCAGGGTTTCGACCCCACCTTCGGGGCCCGGCCGCTCAAGCGCGTCATCCAGCGCCTGGTGCTCAACGAACTGTCGAAAGATATCCTCTCGGGCCGCGTAAGCAAGGACGCGGTGGTGGAAGCCGTGCTGGAAGACGGCGGCATCCGCTTCAACAACGTGGAGATGCCCGCCGTGGGATAA
- a CDS encoding NUDIX hydrolase, translated as MSLIDKIAWLHLQEGRVLSTRSRGKDRYYLPGGKREAGETDTQTLLREIWEELTIALDPASLQLRGVFTAPAHGHAPDVLVQMTLYAATHTGQLQPAAEIEEIIWLTYRHRPQVSAVDQLIFDWLHQNGELAE; from the coding sequence ATGTCCCTCATCGACAAAATTGCCTGGCTGCACCTGCAAGAAGGTCGCGTGCTCAGCACCCGCAGCCGGGGCAAAGACCGGTACTATCTGCCCGGCGGCAAGCGCGAGGCCGGCGAAACCGATACCCAAACGCTGCTGCGCGAAATTTGGGAGGAGCTGACCATAGCTCTAGACCCGGCCAGCCTGCAGTTGCGCGGTGTGTTTACGGCTCCCGCCCACGGCCATGCCCCCGACGTGCTGGTGCAGATGACGCTCTACGCCGCCACCCACACCGGCCAGCTGCAGCCCGCCGCCGAAATCGAGGAAATCATCTGGCTCACCTACCGCCACCGCCCGCAAGTTTCGGCCGTGGACCAGCTGATATTTGATTGGCTGCACCAAAATGGCGAGTTGGCGGAGTAA
- a CDS encoding cupin domain-containing protein, producing MTANDFLGPLKDATRREVGGVQVDVVRTGNSRVKRVVYPAGFRWSKDMRPVVGGALCQHAHVGFLATGKLGIQYADGTQEEYTAPQVVAIAPATTAG from the coding sequence ATGACTGCCAATGACTTCCTCGGACCTTTGAAAGACGCTACCCGCCGCGAAGTAGGCGGCGTACAGGTAGATGTAGTGCGCACCGGCAACTCCCGGGTGAAGCGGGTGGTATATCCGGCGGGCTTCCGGTGGTCGAAGGACATGCGGCCGGTGGTGGGTGGTGCGCTGTGCCAGCACGCGCACGTGGGGTTTCTGGCGACCGGTAAGCTAGGCATTCAGTACGCCGACGGCACGCAGGAAGAATACACGGCCCCGCAGGTAGTGGCTATTGCCCCCGCCACGACGGCTGGGTGA
- a CDS encoding 1-phosphofructokinase family hexose kinase has product MPRIVTLTLNPTVDKSTTADHIIPDQKLRCAAPRFEPGGGGINVSRALRRLGSESVAVFPAGGPTGQQLQELLAQEQIQQLPIAIAGRTRENFIVVDSSSSQQYRFGMPGTELTMAEQQQVLAALQALPEAPEFLVISGSLPPGVEPDFLAEIVRWAKQAGTKVIADTSGPALQRVLQEGVYLIKPNVGELSKMAGVEELDNLAVTEAAQQLVRDSKAEVVVVSLGPQGACVVTADTIDHIPAPAVKKRSTVGAGDSMVAGLVHGLSTGLSLPETARLGVACGSAATMNPGTELFRKPDVDRLYAWLCQTLPAQAV; this is encoded by the coding sequence ATGCCGCGCATCGTCACGCTCACGCTGAACCCAACCGTTGATAAAAGCACCACCGCCGACCACATTATTCCCGACCAGAAGCTGCGCTGCGCCGCGCCCAGGTTCGAGCCCGGCGGCGGCGGCATCAACGTGAGTCGGGCGCTGCGGCGGTTGGGCTCCGAGTCGGTGGCGGTGTTCCCGGCGGGCGGGCCTACTGGCCAGCAGTTGCAGGAGCTGCTGGCCCAGGAGCAGATTCAGCAGCTACCCATAGCCATTGCGGGCCGCACCCGCGAGAACTTCATTGTGGTAGACAGTTCCAGCAGCCAGCAGTACCGCTTCGGGATGCCCGGTACCGAGCTGACCATGGCCGAGCAGCAGCAGGTACTGGCTGCCCTTCAAGCGCTGCCGGAAGCCCCCGAATTCCTAGTCATCAGCGGCAGCCTCCCGCCCGGCGTCGAGCCTGATTTTCTGGCCGAAATAGTCCGGTGGGCGAAACAGGCCGGCACCAAAGTCATTGCCGATACTTCCGGCCCAGCCTTACAGCGCGTATTGCAGGAAGGCGTGTACCTGATCAAGCCCAACGTAGGCGAGCTGAGCAAAATGGCCGGTGTAGAAGAACTAGATAACCTCGCCGTGACGGAGGCCGCCCAGCAGCTGGTGCGCGACAGTAAGGCTGAAGTAGTGGTCGTGTCACTCGGGCCGCAGGGCGCCTGCGTGGTTACAGCCGACACCATCGACCACATTCCGGCCCCGGCCGTGAAAAAACGCAGCACCGTGGGTGCCGGCGACAGTATGGTGGCGGGCCTCGTGCATGGCCTGAGCACCGGCCTGAGTCTGCCCGAAACGGCGCGGCTGGGCGTGGCCTGTGGCTCGGCCGCCACCATGAACCCCGGCACCGAGCTGTTCCGCAAGCCGGACGTAGACCGCCTGTATGCCTGGCTGTGCCAGACGCTGCCGGCCCAGGCAGTTTGA
- a CDS encoding extracellular catalytic domain type 1 short-chain-length polyhydroxyalkanoate depolymerase encodes MLKRILSLLTVALLPNLISAQTTVTGTIRFGGTVRDYRLYVPRAYTGAQPVPLLLNLHGYGSNNVEQEQYGDFRTIADTANFLVLHPNGTVDAAGNRFWNNFVPPGSGGPDDVAFLAALLDSVSARYRVEPSRVYSTGMSNGGFMSYELACQLSGRIAAIASVTGSMVASRLDACAPSRPVPVLQIHGTEDSLVPYLGNGFFLPIPTVLSSWVQRNGCNPTPIITPVPDANPNDGSTAERQLYTGGRNGSVVELYRIIGGGHTWPGAPINTGVTNRDINASREIWRFLRPYRLSGLVTTAREALEQQFSVTPNPARDQVTLRFGTTGLQPAQVQVTDAVGRVVAVKSQRANDGSLRLSTESWAPGVYWVRVVVGGQPLYRRLLKSAE; translated from the coding sequence ATGCTCAAGCGTATACTTTCCTTGCTGACCGTGGCCTTGCTGCCGAACCTGATTTCGGCCCAGACGACCGTCACGGGTACCATCCGCTTCGGCGGCACCGTGCGCGACTACCGCCTCTACGTGCCCCGCGCCTACACCGGTGCGCAGCCCGTACCGCTGCTGCTGAACCTGCACGGCTACGGCTCCAATAACGTGGAGCAGGAGCAGTACGGTGACTTTCGCACCATTGCCGATACGGCCAACTTCCTGGTACTGCATCCCAATGGCACCGTGGATGCAGCCGGCAACCGATTCTGGAACAACTTCGTGCCTCCTGGCAGCGGCGGCCCCGATGATGTAGCCTTTCTGGCAGCATTGCTGGACTCAGTGAGTGCGCGCTACCGCGTGGAGCCGAGCCGCGTGTACAGCACCGGTATGAGCAACGGCGGCTTCATGAGCTATGAGCTGGCCTGTCAGCTGAGCGGGCGCATTGCGGCCATTGCCTCTGTTACGGGCAGCATGGTGGCTAGTCGGCTGGACGCGTGTGCACCCTCACGGCCCGTGCCGGTGCTCCAGATTCACGGTACCGAAGATAGCCTAGTGCCGTACTTGGGAAATGGGTTTTTCCTGCCGATTCCAACCGTTCTCAGCAGCTGGGTGCAGCGCAACGGCTGCAACCCCACGCCCATCATCACGCCAGTGCCTGATGCCAACCCCAATGACGGCAGTACGGCGGAGCGGCAACTGTACACCGGTGGCCGCAACGGTAGCGTGGTGGAGTTGTACCGCATTATCGGGGGCGGCCATACCTGGCCGGGTGCACCCATCAACACCGGCGTCACGAACCGCGACATTAATGCCAGCCGGGAAATCTGGCGGTTTTTGCGGCCTTACCGCCTCTCAGGACTGGTGACCACAGCTCGGGAAGCGCTGGAGCAGCAGTTCTCGGTAACTCCCAACCCCGCCCGCGACCAAGTGACGCTACGCTTCGGAACTACCGGGCTGCAACCCGCGCAAGTGCAGGTAACAGATGCCGTGGGCCGCGTGGTAGCCGTTAAAAGTCAGCGCGCCAATGATGGCAGTCTGCGCCTCAGTACCGAAAGCTGGGCTCCCGGCGTGTACTGGGTGCGCGTGGTAGTAGGTGGGCAGCCCTTGTACCGTCGGCTGCTGAAGTCGGCGGAGTAG
- a CDS encoding HipA family kinase, which translates to MPAPELALRTVDVTRYIIPLREGGSLPALVEASDGFMYVVKFRGAGQGLKALIAELIVGELARVLGLRMPELVFINLSEAFGRTEPDEEIQDLLRFSTGLNLALHFLAGAVTFDPLINDVEPRLASLVVWLDCLTLNVDRTARNTNMLMWHRELWLIDHGAALYLHHSGAGWAAKATRPFPQLKDHVLLPRATELEAVDAEAHARLSPEVLTAIVNLVPDEWLQEPDLSPEEQRAQYVAFLSTRLAASHTYVQEALTARNALV; encoded by the coding sequence ATGCCAGCTCCTGAGCTTGCCCTCCGCACCGTCGATGTGACGCGCTACATCATTCCGTTGCGCGAGGGAGGGTCGTTGCCCGCACTGGTGGAAGCCAGCGACGGGTTTATGTACGTGGTGAAGTTCCGGGGCGCGGGCCAGGGGCTCAAAGCCCTGATTGCCGAGCTGATTGTGGGCGAGCTGGCCCGGGTGCTGGGTCTGCGGATGCCCGAGCTGGTGTTCATCAACCTAAGCGAAGCCTTCGGGCGCACTGAGCCCGACGAGGAAATTCAGGACCTGCTGCGCTTCAGCACGGGCCTGAACCTGGCTCTGCACTTCCTGGCCGGCGCCGTTACCTTCGACCCGCTGATCAACGACGTGGAGCCGCGTCTGGCCTCCTTGGTTGTTTGGCTCGACTGCCTGACGCTGAACGTGGACCGCACGGCCCGCAACACCAATATGCTGATGTGGCACCGGGAATTGTGGCTCATCGACCACGGCGCGGCGCTGTACCTGCATCATAGCGGCGCTGGCTGGGCCGCCAAGGCCACCCGCCCGTTCCCGCAGCTTAAGGACCATGTGCTGCTGCCCCGCGCCACCGAGCTGGAAGCTGTTGATGCCGAGGCCCACGCTCGCCTCTCGCCGGAAGTGCTGACAGCCATTGTGAACCTGGTGCCCGACGAGTGGCTGCAGGAACCCGACCTCAGCCCAGAGGAACAACGCGCCCAGTACGTGGCGTTCCTCTCGACGCGGCTGGCGGCCTCGCATACCTATGTTCAGGAAGCTTTAACTGCCCGCAATGCACTTGTTTGA
- a CDS encoding DUF3037 domain-containing protein — protein MPAMHLFEYAVLRVVPRVEREEFLNVGVILYCSAQGFLQTRCHLPETRLQAFAGSGLDLDDLRARLQVFERICRGRREGGPIGQLAVASRFRWLTAMRSTIVQTSPVHPGLCDDAATTLDRLYEQLVA, from the coding sequence CTGCCCGCAATGCACTTGTTTGAGTATGCCGTGCTGCGCGTGGTGCCCCGCGTGGAGCGCGAAGAGTTTTTGAACGTGGGCGTGATTCTATACTGCTCGGCCCAAGGGTTCCTGCAAACCCGCTGCCACCTACCCGAAACCCGCCTGCAGGCTTTCGCCGGCTCGGGCTTAGATCTGGATGACCTGCGGGCCCGACTCCAAGTGTTTGAGCGCATCTGCCGGGGCCGTCGCGAGGGTGGACCCATCGGGCAGCTGGCCGTGGCTTCGCGCTTCCGCTGGCTCACGGCTATGCGCAGTACCATCGTGCAGACTTCTCCCGTGCACCCCGGCCTCTGCGACGATGCCGCCACCACGCTGGATCGGTTATATGAGCAGCTAGTAGCTTGA
- a CDS encoding LVIVD repeat-containing protein yields the protein MKQFSTLLLLVGLLGSLPLTSCSTNSDASPNSADAAADNGKGGSLARFTVLDNTLYVVDNESLRSFSLANPAAPARGTIIPLGLGIETIYPRPPYLFLGTQRGMFIFDATVPNQPQQAAYYQHVMSCDPVVVDERYAYVTLRDGRTCGGGPNQLQVIDLTNLRAPRLAQSYPMQHPLGLGVDSTLLFVCDKDQLKVYDTRQAPLLPTPQVFPVNVSDVIPHRGLLLAIGPDGLYQYRYRNGSLTPLSKLPISSTR from the coding sequence ATGAAGCAATTTTCTACTCTTCTGCTCCTGGTCGGCCTACTCGGCAGCCTGCCTCTCACTTCCTGCAGCACCAACAGCGACGCCAGCCCTAACAGTGCCGATGCCGCCGCCGATAACGGCAAAGGCGGCTCCCTGGCCCGCTTCACCGTCCTTGATAACACGCTGTACGTGGTGGACAATGAGAGCCTGCGGTCCTTTAGCCTGGCCAACCCAGCCGCGCCGGCCAGAGGCACCATCATTCCGCTGGGGCTGGGCATCGAAACTATTTACCCGAGGCCGCCCTACCTGTTTCTGGGTACGCAGCGCGGCATGTTCATTTTTGATGCCACCGTGCCCAATCAACCCCAACAGGCGGCCTATTATCAGCACGTTATGAGCTGCGACCCGGTGGTGGTAGACGAACGGTACGCCTACGTAACCCTGCGCGACGGGCGAACCTGCGGCGGCGGGCCGAATCAGCTGCAAGTAATTGACCTGACGAACCTACGCGCCCCACGTCTGGCCCAGAGTTACCCTATGCAGCACCCGCTGGGCCTGGGGGTGGACAGCACCCTGCTGTTCGTATGCGATAAGGACCAGCTCAAGGTCTATGATACCCGGCAGGCCCCGCTGCTACCCACGCCGCAGGTTTTCCCGGTAAACGTGTCGGATGTCATTCCGCACCGGGGGCTGCTGCTGGCCATCGGCCCCGATGGTCTGTACCAGTACCGCTACCGCAACGGCAGCCTCACCCCGCTGAGCAAGTTGCCCATTAGCTCTACCCGCTAA
- a CDS encoding LVIVD repeat-containing protein, with the protein MQKLYAILLGGGLLMSLTACPGLIDPMDRAPLPQYKPLLMARTQLEQAVAVLPPQELHNTGKIYLRDPYIFINEQYEGVHIINNQDPEHPQPVAFLRIPGNVDVAMKGNLLYADSGSDLLTFDMSNVQAARLLNRVREAVPELPMPETGEIPAEYQPQNRPADAVVIGWQKL; encoded by the coding sequence ATGCAAAAACTGTACGCTATTCTTCTCGGAGGCGGCCTGCTTATGAGCCTGACGGCCTGCCCCGGCCTTATTGATCCGATGGATCGGGCACCCCTCCCACAGTACAAGCCGCTGCTGATGGCCCGCACGCAGCTGGAGCAGGCAGTGGCCGTCCTGCCGCCCCAAGAACTACACAACACGGGCAAAATCTATCTGCGCGACCCGTACATTTTCATCAACGAGCAGTACGAAGGCGTCCATATTATCAACAACCAAGACCCAGAGCACCCGCAGCCGGTAGCTTTTCTGCGCATTCCCGGCAATGTGGATGTGGCCATGAAAGGCAATCTGCTCTACGCCGACAGTGGCTCCGACCTGCTCACGTTTGACATGAGCAACGTGCAGGCGGCCCGGCTGCTGAACCGGGTCCGCGAGGCCGTGCCGGAGCTGCCCATGCCCGAAACCGGCGAAATACCCGCCGAATATCAGCCCCAGAACCGCCCGGCCGATGCGGTAGTTATTGGCTGGCAGAAACTGTAA
- a CDS encoding DNA/RNA non-specific endonuclease, with protein sequence MDTNDITFSVTVHLNGKQLANDFAAQSPSRFEENVVGGATALEVARPRSYYQGYEGYTKDFLDIPVELPTLTEEQRRNAAKNSDTKSINDPTILPYTHFSIVMNRRRQLAYYTAVNIDGSQSQELSRGKDRWFFDSRIAESEQIGEALYSRNALDRGHLVRRLDPVWGPQAQRANDDTFHFTNCSPQHARFNQGQDLWQGLENYLLHTADIKNKRITVFTGPVMQEDDPLYKGVRLPLAFWKILVYVKGENLAAAAYMLEQEQLIEDMLGREAAFEAGTFRVELNEIKTRTGLDFDYLKAHELPLSANGLELVAKRFRIRMDYKNLSM encoded by the coding sequence ATGGACACTAACGATATCACTTTTTCCGTCACGGTGCACTTGAACGGGAAGCAACTCGCCAATGACTTTGCTGCACAGTCACCAAGTCGTTTTGAAGAGAATGTAGTCGGTGGTGCAACCGCTCTGGAAGTAGCTCGCCCACGCAGCTATTACCAAGGCTACGAAGGCTACACTAAGGATTTTCTGGATATACCCGTTGAGTTGCCAACCCTAACGGAAGAGCAGCGCCGCAATGCCGCAAAGAACAGTGATACTAAATCCATTAACGACCCTACCATACTGCCCTACACTCACTTTAGTATTGTGATGAATCGTCGGCGGCAGTTGGCTTACTACACTGCCGTTAACATTGATGGTAGCCAAAGCCAGGAGCTAAGCCGAGGCAAAGACCGTTGGTTCTTTGATTCGCGGATAGCGGAGTCGGAGCAAATCGGCGAGGCGCTTTATAGCCGTAACGCGCTGGATCGAGGCCATCTGGTACGACGCCTGGACCCGGTATGGGGGCCGCAGGCACAGCGCGCCAACGATGACACGTTTCATTTCACCAACTGCTCTCCGCAGCACGCGCGCTTCAACCAAGGGCAGGACCTCTGGCAAGGCCTGGAAAATTATCTGCTGCATACGGCAGACATTAAAAATAAAAGGATAACAGTGTTCACCGGTCCGGTCATGCAGGAAGACGACCCGCTCTATAAAGGAGTCCGTTTGCCGCTGGCCTTCTGGAAAATTCTGGTTTATGTCAAAGGAGAAAATTTAGCAGCTGCGGCCTACATGCTGGAACAGGAGCAGTTGATCGAAGATATGCTGGGGCGGGAAGCTGCCTTTGAGGCCGGAACTTTCCGCGTTGAGCTGAATGAAATCAAGACGCGCACCGGACTCGATTTTGACTACTTAAAAGCGCACGAGCTACCCTTGTCTGCCAACGGATTGGAGTTGGTCGCCAAGCGTTTTCGCA